AGCCAGTGTTTTCAATGCAAATACTCAGAGAAAACTCCCCTCGGGAGGAGGAGGCGCCTATCGTGGAACCCAAACGATATTCGTAAGTTCAATGACTTGATTCAAACACCAAATTAAAATCAAGGAGAATTACGAAATGGCACAAAAAAGTCAAGCGCACGACAAGCAAGTCCTGCATAAGATGGGGTACGCGCAGGAACTTTCCCGCCGTATGAGCGGGTTCTCGAACTTCGCAATTTCATTCTCGATCATCTGCATCCTGGCGGGGGGAATCTCGGCCTTCCCGGCCGCGTTCAACGCCCTTGGCTCCGGCGGCGCTTTCATCATCTGGCTGGTGGGCGGCGCGCTCGCCATGACCGTCGCCTGGGGCATGGGACAGATTGCCTCCTCCTTCCCGACAGCTGGCGGCTTGTATCACTGGAGCAGTCACCTCGGCGGGAAAGCCTGGGGTTGGGCAACTGCATGGTTTAACCTCATCGGTTTGATCTGCGTGGTCTCCTCGGTGGATGTGCTTTTGTATTCCGTATTTTTCAAAGACCTGTTTCTGGGAACTGCCCTCGGTATGGATGTTTCCGGATTCGGCTACTGGCACCAGTTCTTCTTCATGGCGTTCGTCTTGACGACCCAGGCGCTCTTGAATCATTACGGCATCGATATCACCACCAAAGTGACCGACTTCAGCGGCTACATGATCCTCGCCCTGACCGTCATCCTCATCATCGTCCTCTTCGCCTTCAGCCCTGTGGCTTTGGACTTCTCCCGGCTCTTCTCCTTCCAAAACGTGACAGGTGATGCGGGTGGAGCGGTTGTTCCCTTCCGCACCGAGAGCATCGCCTTCGCATTCCTGCTTGGACTTTCCTATGTATGCTACACCCTGACAGGTTATGATGCATCTGCGCATACATCGGAGGAGACCCAGGATGCCCAGGTAAACGTTCCGAAAGGCATGTGGCAGGCGGTATTCGCGTCGTGGGTCTTCGGTCTCGTCGCTGTAGCAGCATATGTATTGGTGATGCCAAGTGTTGAAGATGCCGCAGCAGCGGGATGGGGATCATTCTTCTATATGTGGGGCGCGTCCAGAATGCCGGGTTGGTTGAGCATCATCCTGGCGGGCGGTCTTGTCGTGGTGAACTACATCTGCGCACTTGCCGGTCTCACATCCACTTCCCGCATGATGTACGCCTTCGCGCGCGACGGCGGGCTCCCCGCTTCAAAGACGCTTTCCCACGTCAGCACCCAATACCGCACCCCCACCTACGCGATCTGGACCTCTGCGGCTCTGGCTCTCCTCAGCACGGTGTATGCTCCCTACTATCTCGTACTGGCAGTGGCTTGCGCCGTCTTCTTGTATCTTTCCATGGCAATGCCGATCGCGGCAGGATTTCTCGCAGAAGGCGGATCG
This portion of the Anaerolineales bacterium genome encodes:
- a CDS encoding amino acid permease translates to MAQKSQAHDKQVLHKMGYAQELSRRMSGFSNFAISFSIICILAGGISAFPAAFNALGSGGAFIIWLVGGALAMTVAWGMGQIASSFPTAGGLYHWSSHLGGKAWGWATAWFNLIGLICVVSSVDVLLYSVFFKDLFLGTALGMDVSGFGYWHQFFFMAFVLTTQALLNHYGIDITTKVTDFSGYMILALTVILIIVLFAFSPVALDFSRLFSFQNVTGDAGGAVVPFRTESIAFAFLLGLSYVCYTLTGYDASAHTSEETQDAQVNVPKGMWQAVFASWVFGLVAVAAYVLVMPSVEDAAAAGWGSFFYMWGASRMPGWLSIILAGGLVVVNYICALAGLTSTSRMMYAFARDGGLPASKTLSHVSTQYRTPTYAIWTSAALALLSTVYAPYYLVLAVACAVFLYLSMAMPIAAGFLAEGGSKWPEKGPFNLGGFSKVNAIIAVLSGVTLAISGFFPPNEKVFYFTIIFVVALLGLWSKKSAVIGIVVAVVGYGLSFISVPDSNNLHFLIPPGSTAITAIIVGVVTAVITFVTGGEDNRFEGVPEGEKIKERQKMIADIEKKYGEA